A section of the Streptomyces sp. SLBN-118 genome encodes:
- a CDS encoding FadR/GntR family transcriptional regulator, which yields MVKKNDAGDRLTPVLRTVRAGNGFEEALEQILQLLRLGLVPGGERLPAERELAERMGISRVTLREVLKVLSDQGLVESRRGRYGGTFVLHRPDAHGEDELRRRVAAVDVEDTLRFREVLEVGAAGLCAAHGLTDEGADRLRTALIATHDAPLTEYRRQDTLLHLTLAELSGSPTLTAQYAAVRATLNELLDCIPLLVRNLEHSQHQHTALVEAVVDGDADGAREVMREHCEGTAALLRGFLS from the coding sequence GTGGTGAAGAAGAACGATGCGGGCGACCGGCTGACACCCGTACTGCGCACCGTACGCGCGGGCAACGGCTTCGAAGAGGCGCTGGAACAGATTCTTCAGCTGCTGCGCCTCGGCCTCGTCCCGGGCGGCGAGCGGCTGCCCGCGGAACGTGAGCTCGCCGAGCGGATGGGGATCAGCCGGGTCACACTGCGCGAGGTCCTGAAGGTCCTGAGCGACCAGGGTCTCGTGGAGAGCAGGCGCGGCCGGTACGGCGGCACGTTCGTGCTGCACCGCCCCGACGCCCACGGCGAGGACGAGCTGCGCAGGCGCGTCGCGGCGGTGGACGTCGAGGACACCCTGCGATTCCGCGAGGTCCTGGAGGTGGGGGCCGCCGGACTGTGCGCCGCGCACGGCCTGACCGACGAGGGCGCGGACCGGCTGCGTACGGCGCTCATCGCGACGCACGACGCGCCACTCACCGAGTACCGGCGCCAGGACACCCTGCTGCACCTGACCCTCGCCGAGCTCTCCGGCTCACCCACGCTGACCGCCCAGTACGCCGCCGTGCGGGCGACGCTGAATGAGCTGTTGGACTGCATTCCGCTGCTCGTACGCAATCTGGAGCACTCCCAGCACCAGCACACCGCCCTGGTCGAGGCGGTTGTGGACGGGGATGCGGACGGAGCGCGCGAGGTGATGCGGGAGCACTGCGAGGGGACCGCGGCGCTGCTGCGCGGCTTCCTGTCCTGA